The proteins below are encoded in one region of Cucurbita pepo subsp. pepo cultivar mu-cu-16 chromosome LG10, ASM280686v2, whole genome shotgun sequence:
- the LOC111803464 gene encoding la-related protein 1C-like, with the protein MAASTLPDADSVTASSVDHSSRNSGQSNSSSPKSSSRRSGGRTVSSPWNQIVRGELDTAAAVSSSVSSTTVVEPVTFTSSSSATSEEPVGECYDGGNGSSANAGKKPVWNKLANGTEVGPVMGAVSWPALSESAKGTPKSSSDSIKSLGDGSAGAQGIGTSSSSSNNEGNNDVSPNPDSTLTHPITSRQKSMRRNGSNSSYNSALSQQSAHSSPVIDPAPNSSSRDQTQRTAFISSQSHNDHGHQQPRSSFRSRGGASHPRGDNSHHHNYSSRRDHDRGNQDWNSNRNFNAQPHRVVHRFIRPPPPPPPNTTGFISSPTMRPIGGPLPFPDFVPPVVYIGPPPPPPPPPPEALRGVPFVAPIPPNAMFFHGPDPHLYAMIVSQIEYYFSGENLVKDTFLRQKMDEDGWVPVRLIATFSKVKRLTENIQTILDALQSSTLVEVKGDKVRRRNDYDRWIIRPGQVPNIAAPLSPVSSNQDMLAAGVQGIALENINHRDSEGGQGGVHVEALHSSSPTGNLSMQAQPCGDDRPGQVNTKAGPDCSSAERS; encoded by the exons ATGGCTGCTTCTACTTTACCTGATGCTGATTCGGTGACGGCATCGAGTGTCGATCATTCTTCTCGTAATTCTGGACAGAGTAATAGCAGCAGCCCCAAATCATCATCACGTCGCTCTGGTGGGCGCACAGTGTCTTCTCCGTGGAACCAGATTGTTCGCGGTGAACTAGACACCGCGGCGGCTGTTTCATCATCTGTATCTTCGACTACTGTTGTTGAACCTGTAACAtttacttcttcttcttctgctacGTCTGAAGAGCCAGTGGGTGAGTGTTACGATGGTGGGAATGGGTCGTCCGCCAATGCTGGAAAGAAGCCAGTGTGGAATAAACTCGCTAATGGAACTGAGGTTGGGCCTGTCATGGGGGCTGTGTCTTGGCCTGCTTTGTCGGAGTCTGCCAAGGGCACACCTAAATCATCTTCGGAttcaattaaaagtttaggtgATGGATCCGCTGGCGCGCAG GGGATTGGaacttcatcatcatcatcaaacaaCGAAGGTAATAATGACGTTAGTCCTAATCCTGATTCAACTCTTACTCATCCAATAACTTCGCGGCAGAAATCGATGAGGCGCAATGGTTCAAATAGTTCATATAACAGTGCCCTCTCTCAGCAGTCTGCTCATTCAAGTCCTGTAATCGACCCAGCTCCTAACAGTTCTTCAAGGGATCAGACACAGAGAACTGCATTTATATCATCACAATCACATAATGATCATGGTCATCAACAACCACGTAGTTCATTTCGGAGTCGTGGTGGTGCTTCACATCCACGTGGTGATAATTCCCATCATCATAACTATAGTTCTAGGCGTGATCACGATCGTGGAAATCAAGATTGGAATTCAAACCGAAATTTTAATGCACAACCTCATAGAGTGGTTCACAGGTTTATTAGaccacctccacctccacctcctaATACCACTGGCTTTATTTCTTCTCCAACAATGAGGCCTATTGGGGGTCCCCTACCCTTCCCTG ATTTTGTACCTCCAGTGGTGTATATTggtcctcctcctcctcctcctccccctCCTCCAGAGGCTCTTAGAGGTGTACCTTTTGTCGCTCCAATACCACCCAATGCAATGTTTTTTCATGGCCCAGATCCTCATTTGTACGCTATGATAGTGAGTCAGATAGAATACTACTTTAG TGGTGAAAATTTAGTAAAAGACACTTTCTTGAGGCAGAAAATGGATGAAGATGGCTGGGTTCCGGTTAGACTAATAGCAACCTTCAGCAAG GTTAAACGTCTGACTGAAAATATCCAAACTATATTGGATGCATTGCAATCATCTACTCTTGTGGAAGTAAAG GGAGATAAAGTAAGGAGGCGAAATGATTATGATAGATGGATTATTCGACCTGGTCAAGTTCCTAATATTGCAGCCCCATTAAGCCCAGTAAGTTCCAATCAGGATATGTTGGCAGCTGGTGTTCAAGGTATTGCACTAGAGAATATTAATCATAGGGACTCTGAAGGTGGACAGGGTGGTGTTCATGTCGAGGCACTCCACAGTAGTAGCCCAACTGGAAATTTGAGTATGCAGGCACAGCCATGTGGTGATGATCGTCCAGGCCAAGTAAATACCAAGGCCGGCCCGGATTGTTCATCGGCTGAAAGGAGTTAG